The Solanum lycopersicum chromosome 9, SLM_r2.1 genome window below encodes:
- the LOC138338261 gene encoding LOB domain-containing protein 24-like, whose product MNDADARGKCAACKYQNKRCDENCPLAPFFPSNKVDEFDKVIRLFSIDFLKDMLNSVTTNEEKAKMVETLILEAKIRSENPGYGSIAVTEKLSLEIENTQKELDLIQKTIAFYKELGGRSSLNKIVDVYRVLGVVKHILVTIGPNVADCKGEENFPFG is encoded by the exons ATGAATGATGCAGATGCAAGGGGTAAATGTGCAGCATGTAAGTACCAAAACAAAAGATGTGATGAGAATTGTCCATTAGCTCCGTTTTTTCCTTCCAACAAAGTTGATGAATTTGATAAAGTCATTCGACTTTTCAGCATCGATTTTCTCAAAGATATGCTGAATTCTGTTACTACTAATGAGGAAAAGGCAAAAATGGTTGAAACCCTAATTTTAGAGGCGAAGATTAGGTCTGAAAATCCTGGGTACGGGAGCATTGCCGTTACAGAAAAATTGAGTCTAGAAATTGAAAATACTCAAAAGGAGCTTGatttaatacaaaaaacaatTGCTTTTTACAAAGAATTGGGTGGAAGATCATCCTTGAACAAG ATTGTGGATGTTTATAGGGTGCTTGGAGTTGTTAAACACATTTTGGTCACGATTGGTCCAAATGTAGCAGATTGcaaaggagaagaaaatttCCCATTTGGCTAA